The region GGGACAGACAGAGAGGAGGTAAGCTAGTGCCAGATTGCATGGAATGCCCTTTCCAAGGACACAACACACCCAAGGCACAGCAATAGCTAAGCTGTGGTGTCAGGCCTCCCTTAGTCCTCCCAGTGCAGCAAAAGCAGCTCCTGATAGAGGTCTGGAATTGATCCCATCAGGATACTCAATTTATAGCCCAAGGTAGGTAGGTCCAAGACCATGCAGCACTCTTGAGTCTCACATACCTGCAACAATCAAGATCCATGTACTCCTCGATGGCACAGAGGCCTCAGGCGTAGCTGAAGGCTCTGTGAGGAAAGAGAAACAAGTCCATGAGGCTTCCAACTCACCTTATGGTCAGCACTCAATGCAGTCTTCAATCTACACCTGCCTGAGTTCCCAGCTCACCTCAAGAGCACCAAAAGGCCTTTTTCAATTTAAGCAAAACCTTATCTGCCGCTACTGGAGGAAAAAAGTTCTACAGGAAATGCATAGCAGGGAAAGGTGGGAAATTTCCCATCTGGAGCTGGAACTGCAGCATCTCAGCCTGTTCTCGTGGCACTGAGAAGCCACAGGTACAACCAAAATGCAACTCTTCACCTCACCTGCCAATTGAACAGGTGCAGACATCAAACCCAAACCCAGTCTCTCACACCTGCAGTAATCCCCCTCCTCTCCACAGCCTCGGAAGCCCCTGGGTGAGGGAAGCCAGAAATGCCTTCCCAAGCATCCCAGACAGCCAACGGGTCTGCCAAAGGATGCTCCAGGGCTCTGGTACCGACAGTACTGGggtgcagacacagctggacACAAGCCCAGACACTGtgtctgcagctcctggccagccCTGATGGCCCAgacttcctcctcatcctcttcccTTCAGCCTGCCCATTCCCCAGAGGTCAGAGGAGCTCGGGAGGTGGACAGATTCCAGTGTCTTCTcgaaggagctgctgggaattGCATGTTCTGGAAGAAGGAAGGATGTACTTCAAAGGCCCTTCCCGAGGGAGCCCTGAGGGGCGTCACTGCCGTTCCAAAGGAAGCTGAAGGTTCGCGTCCCCCACAGCGCTTCCTCCACTCACAGTGACCCGCGGTGACCGCAGCTGCCCGGATCGGCCAGAGACGGCGGGGAACAAAGGCTTCGGTCCGGCTTGCCggccccccccccaccccgggGCCCGTACCTGCGCTGCCGGTGGGCGGCACCGCCGAGCTCCTCGGCAGGGTCACCGCGGGGCCGCCGGGACTCGGCTCCGCCGCGGTCGCGGTCCCGCAGCTCCACTCGTCTTCGCCGTCATCACAGTCGGGGTGGCCGTCGCAGCGCCAGCCCAGGGGGAAGCAGGGGTCGCCGGGCGTGCACTGGAACTGGTCCGGGCCGCAGTGGGACGGGGCGGCTGCGGGGAACGCGAGCCTGAGGGGAGGCGGGGGGGGCCCGGCGGGGAGAGCCCCCCCGCGCCCCGCAACCAGGGGAGCCCGCGCGCCGGGCGCACGAGGGCTCCAACCAATGAGAGCGAAGGGCGTGCGCGGGGAGCCAATGGGCACCGCCCGCCCGGCCGCTCCCCCAGCTCACCGTCgcctgcagggagaggcagcacCGGCtgcgccagcagcagcagcagcaccgggAGGCCTGGCGGCAGCAGTCGCGGACCAGCCATGCCGCGGGCCCGCACCGGAGGGACTCGCTGGGGTCGCCGCGCCGCTACAAACGCAAGGGGCAGGAAAAGCGCGTGCGCTCCACCCCGACTTCCACCAATGGGGTGCTCGTGAGGGCGGGGCGTGGGCGCGCGCCCTTGAGGAAGCCCTCCCACCTCGGGTGCCCTTCGGGGCGGGGTCACGTGACGGGGGCGGGGCCCGACCATGCCGAGCGGCGTTGCCGCAGCACCGGAACGGCCCCGCAGCACCGGCACCGGAACGGCCCCGCAGCACCGGCGCCGCAGCACCGCCACTGGCCCGCACTGCGCccgtgccagcccagccccttcccagctcaaGCAACAGCCGGGCCCTCCCGCAGCTCCCTGGAAGTCCCTCAGCACCGCGGCCGGCAGTAACCCGCTGTCCCCGCGGAGGGCCGGACAGTGCTCTGCCGGACAGAGCAGGGGGCGGTCACGGCAGGACAGCGGCACTGGCGGTGGGGGCCGCTGCCCCACGGCGCTGAACTTTTCTCGCAGAACCTGGACCCAGAGGGAGCCCTGTGAGCGAGGCTGTGCTTTACTCAGCTCTGCTCTTCATTGACTGACTACAGCTTACAAACGCTCCTGTCCCGTGTCACTATTCCAACCAAATACACTGGTATTAAAAGGCAGTAACTTgaataaatcaaataaaatacacagaatGAGGGGGGGTAATAATCACAGCTTTATATACATTTATTAATCAGACATCAGCACCCTCCAGCAGCTTAGAACCAcatccagcacagcctccccATCAGAGCGGCTCTGGAACCACCTGTGCCCATCATGCAGCCTCAGCTCACTCCCTGCTCACAAGTACGGCTCGTCCCTGGAAATTTCCCACTTCCTCAGTGGTGGTCCTGGTGTCACTGGTTTCTTCCCTGTTGTT is a window of Agelaius phoeniceus isolate bAgePho1 chromosome 29, bAgePho1.hap1, whole genome shotgun sequence DNA encoding:
- the CD320 gene encoding CD320 antigen, translating into MVGPRPRHVTPPRRAPEVGGLPQGRAPTPRPHEHPIGGSRGGAHALFLPLAFVAARRPQRVPPVRARGMAGPRLLPPGLPVLLLLLAQPVLPLPAGDAAPSHCGPDQFQCTPGDPCFPLGWRCDGHPDCDDGEDEWSCGTATAAEPSPGGPAVTLPRSSAVPPTGSAEPSATPEASVPSRSTWILIVAGLLIILVVASSVAVWGLSKAKRRSDTSSLEKASREQLMPGKGQKGSLP